From the genome of Oceanidesulfovibrio indonesiensis, one region includes:
- a CDS encoding penicillin-binding protein 1A: MKKKIFIGTAIVLLGLVTLAAAGALGLYLWAARDLPSFKEITDYNPSLVTTVYARDGEVLGHFYRERRFLVQLDEMPDFLVKAFLAAEDRGFYEHPGIDVTAIFRAMVRNIRAGDIRQGGSTITQQIIKRLLLTPEKSYERKLKEAILAYRLESYLSKDDIITIYLNHIYLGARSYGVEAAARSYFGKHVDELSLAEAAVLAGLPQAPSRYDPYRNPQSAKARQEYVLGQMLTADWITREEYDEAINAPLEYTSMPDPSWKTGAYYLEEVRRWLVNYMSRENMGSMGITLDRYGEDAVYESGLHVYTAVDLDHQRAAEQAVRDGLIASTKRRGWRGPIKKLAPGEMAEFLSSQKDVLQKLASGEWVQAVVNKVSDSGAEVQFGNFEGWIPVKSMSWCREPDPKKAPEQVPAVSDARKVLAIGDVVWVSRADLDAMDDKDKKAFKPSAEGQVPLNLEQEPVVQGALVSLEPPTGEVRALVGGYDFQKSHFNRATQAHRQPGSAFKPIVYSAALDAGFTPASVVIDAPVEYRFGGRVWRPGNFENEFFGPTLFRTALVKSRNTVTVRIAERMGVDQIIRRAHSLGLDAEFPRNLSISLGSVAVTPYNLCEAYTAFARGGTAVEPRMVLAVKGAWGDDLFMSAPDVREAISPQNAYIMTNILEDVVQHGTGWRAKVLNRPVAGKTGTTNDEQDAWFMGFTPYLLTGVYVGFDQLTPMGRFETGSRAASPIWVQYRQAVEESYAPEEFPVPPDIVHVNIDLATGKVADGTGGESKFLPFMAGTQPMTSVIGAVPVGGNETGVSASPLSPEDLFKQF; this comes from the coding sequence AAAAGAAAATATTCATCGGAACTGCCATCGTCCTGCTCGGACTGGTGACCCTGGCCGCGGCAGGAGCGCTGGGATTGTACCTGTGGGCGGCGCGCGACCTGCCCAGCTTCAAGGAAATCACGGACTACAACCCCTCCCTGGTAACCACGGTGTACGCCCGCGACGGCGAGGTGCTCGGCCACTTTTATCGCGAGCGTCGTTTTCTGGTGCAACTGGACGAAATGCCGGACTTTCTGGTGAAGGCGTTTCTGGCCGCCGAGGACCGCGGGTTCTACGAACATCCTGGCATCGACGTCACGGCAATTTTCCGCGCCATGGTCAGGAACATCCGCGCCGGCGACATCCGCCAGGGCGGTTCGACCATAACCCAGCAGATCATTAAACGGCTGCTGCTCACGCCGGAAAAGAGCTACGAGCGCAAGCTCAAGGAAGCGATCCTCGCCTATCGCCTGGAGAGCTATCTCTCCAAAGATGACATCATCACCATCTATCTGAACCATATCTATCTGGGCGCGCGATCCTACGGAGTGGAGGCTGCGGCGCGCAGCTATTTCGGCAAGCACGTGGACGAACTCAGCCTGGCCGAGGCCGCTGTGCTCGCCGGGCTGCCCCAGGCGCCTTCGCGGTACGATCCGTATCGCAACCCGCAGTCTGCCAAGGCGCGGCAGGAATATGTGCTGGGGCAGATGCTGACGGCGGACTGGATTACCCGGGAGGAGTACGACGAGGCAATAAACGCGCCTCTCGAATACACCTCCATGCCCGATCCATCCTGGAAGACAGGCGCCTACTATCTGGAAGAAGTCCGGCGTTGGCTCGTAAATTACATGAGCCGCGAAAACATGGGGTCCATGGGCATCACTCTGGACCGTTACGGCGAGGATGCCGTGTACGAGTCCGGTCTGCATGTGTACACTGCCGTAGACCTGGACCACCAACGCGCGGCCGAGCAGGCGGTGCGCGACGGTCTGATCGCCTCCACCAAGCGCCGGGGCTGGCGTGGTCCGATCAAAAAACTCGCTCCGGGCGAGATGGCGGAGTTCCTCTCCAGCCAGAAAGACGTCCTGCAGAAGCTCGCTTCCGGTGAGTGGGTGCAGGCCGTGGTCAACAAGGTTTCCGATTCCGGCGCCGAGGTGCAGTTCGGCAACTTCGAAGGCTGGATTCCGGTGAAGAGCATGAGTTGGTGCCGGGAGCCTGATCCCAAGAAGGCCCCGGAGCAGGTGCCTGCAGTATCCGATGCGCGGAAGGTGCTGGCCATCGGGGACGTTGTCTGGGTATCCCGCGCCGATCTCGACGCCATGGACGACAAGGACAAGAAGGCGTTCAAACCTTCGGCGGAAGGGCAGGTTCCTCTGAACCTGGAGCAGGAGCCCGTGGTCCAGGGGGCCCTGGTCTCCCTGGAGCCGCCTACTGGCGAGGTCCGCGCGCTTGTCGGCGGATACGATTTCCAGAAGAGCCATTTCAATCGCGCCACCCAGGCGCATCGGCAACCCGGCTCAGCATTTAAGCCCATTGTCTACTCCGCAGCGCTGGACGCAGGCTTCACCCCGGCGTCAGTCGTCATCGACGCGCCCGTGGAGTATCGGTTCGGCGGCAGGGTCTGGCGGCCAGGCAACTTCGAAAACGAGTTTTTCGGACCCACCCTGTTCCGGACCGCGCTGGTCAAGTCGCGCAACACGGTGACAGTGCGCATTGCCGAGCGCATGGGCGTGGACCAAATAATCAGGCGGGCGCACTCCTTGGGCCTCGATGCCGAATTCCCGCGCAACCTTTCCATCTCCCTGGGGTCCGTGGCCGTCACGCCCTACAATCTCTGCGAGGCCTACACCGCCTTCGCCCGCGGCGGCACGGCCGTGGAGCCGCGTATGGTTCTGGCCGTCAAAGGCGCATGGGGAGACGATCTGTTCATGTCCGCTCCGGACGTACGCGAGGCCATCAGTCCCCAGAACGCCTACATCATGACGAACATACTGGAAGATGTGGTGCAACACGGCACGGGCTGGCGGGCCAAGGTGCTGAACCGCCCCGTGGCCGGCAAGACAGGCACCACCAACGACGAGCAGGACGCCTGGTTCATGGGCTTCACCCCGTACCTGCTTACCGGCGTCTACGTTGGTTTCGACCAGCTCACGCCCATGGGCCGGTTCGAAACGGGCTCGCGCGCCGCGTCGCCCATCTGGGTCCAATACCGCCAGGCCGTGGAAGAAAGCTATGCGCCAGAAGAGTTCCCGGTGCCCCCTGATATCGTGCATGTGAATATCGATCTGGCTACCGGCAAAGTGGCGGACGGAACCGGCGGGGAAAGCAAGTTCCTCCCCTTCATGGCCGGGACTCAACCCATGACGTCGGTAATCGGCGCCGTCCCTGTCGGCGGCAATGAAACCGGTGTCTCTGCCAGCCCCCTCAGTCCGGAAGACCTGTTCAAGCAATTCTGA
- a CDS encoding cupin domain-containing protein: protein MKNSYESAAPYVTKDGSTIRELMHPAEHGNENQSLAEARVVPGGRTHPHRHDVSEEIYHVVAGCGMMRLGAESFPVVPGDTVYIAPGVVHSLVNDGDEKLVVLCCCAPPYSHDDTELIESEDETTS from the coding sequence ATGAAAAACAGCTACGAAAGCGCCGCACCGTATGTGACGAAGGACGGCTCTACCATTCGGGAGCTCATGCACCCGGCGGAACACGGCAACGAGAACCAGAGTCTTGCCGAGGCGCGCGTGGTCCCAGGCGGTCGGACGCATCCACACAGGCACGACGTGAGCGAGGAAATATACCACGTGGTGGCCGGATGCGGCATGATGCGCCTGGGGGCGGAATCCTTCCCCGTCGTGCCGGGTGATACCGTGTACATCGCCCCCGGGGTGGTCCACAGTCTTGTCAACGATGGCGACGAAAAGCTCGTGGTGCTCTGCTGCTGTGCACCGCCCTACAGCCATGACGACACCGAGCTCATTGAGAGCGAGGACGAAACGACGTCGTAA
- a CDS encoding phenylpyruvate tautomerase MIF-related protein has translation MPCLRIETNIELDGGQAQDLAAKATSLVAESLGKSERYVMVMVHQGALVTFDNDQSPAAYCTLGSIGLEESQCPVLAESLCMFLETRTGIPQDRIYIEFKDLSRSMFGWNGKTFA, from the coding sequence ATGCCGTGTCTGCGAATCGAAACGAATATCGAGCTGGACGGCGGCCAGGCGCAGGACCTGGCGGCCAAAGCCACAAGCCTTGTGGCGGAAAGCCTCGGCAAATCCGAACGCTACGTGATGGTGATGGTGCATCAGGGCGCGTTAGTGACCTTCGACAACGATCAGAGCCCGGCGGCGTATTGCACGCTTGGTTCCATCGGGCTTGAAGAATCCCAATGCCCGGTGCTTGCCGAGTCCCTGTGCATGTTCCTGGAGACGCGCACCGGCATACCGCAGGACCGCATCTACATCGAGTTCAAGGATTTGTCCCGCTCCATGTTCGGATGGAACGGCAAGACGTTTGCCTGA
- a CDS encoding mucoidy inhibitor MuiA family protein has product MTSHIVSRLSAGVLVVFLLVAATPSRAEVVEATLYPNSARVVEALILNAENGSVEWTIPLSADPQTLRVDPRTEGVELVDVQWEKVPAMPSAEAENLRSELNATRTRLAEVQGGLDAIATQLSFWNELPEFKPEAALELERTAQAMGREISRLVAERHPLTEEKKELEKTIQELEAKLNDLTGQARDSWLVRAVLAGAVYGDEVEVSAAYILSGCGWEPMYRLDAKPDKAAVDFGFDARMWQSSGEDWVDVDMELATVRPELGLEPPYMPDWVIQEQPEVRTMLRKQMLDAPADDMRMMEAAPSVAQAPAPQRKASYTVWKLGRRTLPAGAQPRLSVMEESWPARFLYTVRPSMNDMAFLTASVDLPQARDLPPGTALFMADGAVVGNRIFSLGERETDIYFGADPLVVAEMTLDAKQAGDAGIISTKQTYLWDWTIEVRNGEKHGATIRVEEPAPQIRNENINLEIKSDPAANRTEDQLLVWEKTLPPGGTWTIDHKVSLTAPGNMDLDMGIRR; this is encoded by the coding sequence ATGACTTCTCATATCGTTTCCCGGCTGTCCGCCGGGGTTCTCGTTGTGTTTCTGCTTGTCGCGGCGACACCTTCTCGCGCCGAGGTCGTGGAGGCGACCCTCTATCCCAACTCCGCCCGCGTGGTGGAAGCCCTGATCCTCAATGCGGAGAACGGCTCCGTCGAATGGACCATCCCCTTGTCCGCCGATCCGCAAACTTTGCGGGTGGACCCGCGAACCGAGGGCGTGGAGTTGGTGGACGTGCAATGGGAGAAGGTGCCGGCGATGCCTTCGGCCGAGGCTGAAAATCTTCGCAGCGAGCTCAACGCGACCCGCACCCGGCTTGCCGAGGTCCAGGGCGGTCTCGATGCCATCGCCACCCAACTCTCGTTCTGGAATGAACTGCCCGAATTCAAGCCAGAGGCGGCCCTGGAGCTGGAGCGCACGGCTCAGGCCATGGGCCGGGAAATTTCGCGCCTCGTTGCTGAGCGGCATCCTCTGACCGAAGAGAAGAAAGAACTCGAAAAGACCATCCAGGAACTGGAGGCCAAACTTAATGACCTGACCGGCCAGGCCAGGGACAGCTGGCTGGTGCGCGCCGTGCTGGCCGGCGCCGTGTACGGCGACGAAGTTGAGGTGTCTGCGGCATACATCCTTTCCGGTTGCGGCTGGGAGCCGATGTATCGTCTTGACGCAAAACCGGACAAGGCGGCGGTGGACTTCGGATTCGATGCGCGGATGTGGCAAAGCTCCGGCGAGGACTGGGTGGACGTGGACATGGAGCTGGCCACGGTTCGGCCCGAGCTCGGTCTGGAGCCGCCGTATATGCCGGACTGGGTAATCCAGGAGCAGCCAGAGGTCCGAACCATGTTGCGCAAGCAGATGCTCGACGCTCCTGCGGACGATATGCGCATGATGGAAGCCGCACCCAGCGTGGCCCAGGCTCCTGCGCCGCAACGCAAGGCCAGCTACACCGTATGGAAGCTCGGACGGCGCACCCTGCCTGCCGGCGCTCAGCCACGGCTTTCGGTGATGGAGGAGTCCTGGCCGGCAAGGTTCCTGTACACCGTGCGGCCTTCCATGAACGACATGGCTTTCCTTACCGCCAGTGTGGATCTGCCTCAGGCGCGCGACCTGCCGCCAGGGACGGCGCTCTTCATGGCCGACGGCGCCGTCGTGGGCAACCGCATCTTCTCCCTGGGCGAACGTGAGACCGACATCTACTTCGGCGCCGATCCGCTTGTGGTGGCCGAGATGACTCTGGACGCCAAGCAGGCCGGGGACGCCGGAATCATTTCCACCAAGCAGACCTACCTGTGGGACTGGACCATCGAGGTCCGCAACGGCGAGAAGCACGGAGCGACCATCCGCGTGGAAGAGCCTGCTCCCCAGATTCGCAACGAGAACATCAACCTGGAGATAAAATCCGATCCCGCGGCGAACAGGACCGAAGACCAGCTGCTGGTGTGGGAAAAGACCCTGCCTCCCGGCGGAACGTGGACCATCGACCACAAGGTCTCGCTCACAGCGCCAGGCAACATGGACCTGGATATGGGCATCCGGCGGTAG
- a CDS encoding ribonuclease H-like domain-containing protein produces MLENTFCHLPGIGLKTEAKLWGAGILSWDDLEQDTPAAGSWPVGPGKLATARTRIESCRAALQAGDARSFYHELPPQEQWRIYPHFRHNAAYIDIETTGTGAGYDHITTIALYDGREVKTYVHGRNLEDFVTDIAAYDLLVTFNGKCFDVPFIERQFDCVLDQAHIDLRFVLKAAGIAGGLKKVERSLGLSRGDLDGVDGYWAVLLWREFEATKDEAVLDTLIAYNVEDVIALEVLATTAFNLHLERTPFAARRIDAPLPGLNPFAADPAVLDTIRRRYF; encoded by the coding sequence ATGCTTGAAAACACTTTCTGCCATCTTCCGGGCATTGGCCTCAAGACCGAAGCCAAACTGTGGGGCGCCGGCATCCTCTCCTGGGACGACCTGGAGCAGGACACACCGGCCGCCGGCTCCTGGCCCGTGGGGCCGGGCAAGCTCGCCACTGCCCGCACCCGGATTGAATCCTGCCGCGCAGCCCTGCAAGCCGGTGACGCGCGATCATTCTACCACGAACTGCCGCCGCAGGAGCAGTGGCGCATATACCCGCATTTCCGGCACAACGCCGCCTACATAGACATAGAGACCACTGGCACCGGCGCTGGCTACGACCACATCACCACCATCGCCCTGTACGACGGTCGCGAGGTGAAGACATACGTGCATGGCCGCAATCTCGAGGATTTCGTCACGGATATCGCGGCGTACGATCTGCTCGTGACCTTCAACGGCAAATGCTTCGACGTGCCCTTCATCGAACGGCAGTTCGACTGCGTGCTGGACCAGGCGCACATAGACCTGCGCTTCGTGCTCAAGGCGGCCGGCATCGCCGGTGGGCTCAAGAAGGTGGAACGCAGCCTGGGACTTTCCCGCGGGGATCTGGACGGCGTGGACGGGTACTGGGCCGTCCTGCTCTGGCGGGAGTTTGAAGCCACGAAGGACGAAGCCGTGCTCGACACGCTCATCGCCTACAATGTGGAGGACGTCATCGCCCTGGAGGTACTGGCGACCACGGCCTTCAACCTCCACCTGGAGCGCACCCCGTTCGCGGCCAGACGCATCGACGCACCGCTGCCCGGCCTCAATCCCTTCGCCGCAGACCCTGCCGTGCTGGACACCATCCGCCGCCGGTATTTTTAA
- a CDS encoding nitroreductase family protein yields MTEDTRSAVLKALHERRSIRRFNASPVSREDVHEILDAGRWAPSGKNNQPCRFLVVRSGDERQGALSDCTKYSHIVDGAAILICVFLDRQACYDVRKDHQSAGACIQNMLLAAHALGLGAVWLGEIINQADDVAAVLGVDGERYELQAVIALGHPDQDGKAVRNDLADYMLEAF; encoded by the coding sequence ATGACTGAAGATACTCGAAGCGCCGTGCTCAAGGCGTTGCATGAAAGGCGCAGCATCCGCAGGTTCAACGCATCACCCGTAAGCCGCGAGGACGTGCATGAAATATTGGACGCCGGCCGCTGGGCGCCTTCCGGCAAGAACAACCAGCCCTGCCGGTTCCTTGTTGTCCGCTCCGGAGACGAGCGCCAGGGCGCATTGAGCGACTGCACCAAGTATTCGCACATTGTGGACGGCGCGGCCATCCTCATCTGCGTGTTTCTGGACAGGCAGGCCTGCTACGACGTTCGCAAGGACCACCAGAGCGCCGGCGCGTGCATCCAGAACATGCTTCTGGCGGCGCATGCCCTGGGCCTGGGCGCGGTCTGGCTGGGCGAGATCATCAACCAGGCGGATGACGTTGCTGCCGTGCTCGGCGTGGATGGGGAGCGCTACGAACTCCAGGCGGTCATCGCCTTGGGGCATCCAGACCAGGACGGCAAGGCGGTGCGCAACGATCTGGCCGACTACATGCTGGAGGCGTTCTGA
- a CDS encoding MBL fold metallo-hydrolase yields MQIRTFALGPLQTNCYLLSRNGEAVVVDPGGDPAAVLGALENDGLTLTHILNTHFHFDHVGGNRKLAQETGAPILASSEDAYLMETELGLGGFMGLPRIEMFEYENIKPGAHRFLGLECTVFRTPGHSPGSLSFYFPDAAAVFVGDLVFYRSVGRTDFPGGDFDTLKHSVMESIFTLPDETAIYTGHGEATNVGDEKRNNPFFSDFHL; encoded by the coding sequence ATGCAGATTCGCACGTTTGCGCTGGGGCCATTGCAGACCAACTGCTATCTTCTTTCCCGCAACGGGGAGGCCGTGGTGGTGGACCCGGGCGGAGACCCCGCCGCCGTGCTCGGCGCACTCGAGAACGACGGTCTGACGCTGACCCACATCCTGAATACTCACTTCCATTTCGACCATGTAGGTGGCAACAGGAAGCTCGCGCAGGAGACGGGCGCGCCCATTCTGGCCAGTTCCGAGGACGCGTACCTCATGGAGACGGAGCTCGGTCTCGGCGGGTTCATGGGCCTGCCCAGAATCGAAATGTTCGAGTACGAGAACATCAAGCCGGGCGCGCACCGGTTTCTCGGTCTGGAATGCACGGTGTTCCGCACCCCGGGGCATTCGCCGGGCAGTCTGTCGTTCTATTTTCCGGACGCCGCCGCAGTTTTCGTGGGCGACCTCGTGTTCTATCGCTCCGTGGGCCGCACCGATTTTCCGGGCGGTGACTTCGACACGCTCAAGCATTCCGTGATGGAGAGTATTTTCACTCTCCCGGACGAGACGGCCATCTACACCGGCCATGGCGAAGCGACCAACGTGGGCGACGAGAAACGGAACAACCCGTTTTTCAGCGATTTTCATCTGTAA
- a CDS encoding flavodoxin family protein, with protein sequence MSRMTLYGCSPRHGGNSDTALDLFRDELAEAGVATDPIWLREHPLLPCRGCAVCTDKGRCALSGRDDADVLFAPLLGSGPVLFASPIYFYHVPAGFKSFIDRAQAYYMRKLRGDETMVNLPRREAFSIFVAGRPQGEKLFEGSLLTLRYFLEPFNVTLAEPLTLRGIDGKDDLAGSSVAGLAVREYARTAAERIAGTTS encoded by the coding sequence ATGAGCAGGATGACCCTCTACGGCTGCAGCCCACGCCACGGCGGAAACAGCGATACGGCGCTGGATCTGTTTCGTGATGAACTGGCCGAAGCGGGGGTTGCAACGGATCCGATCTGGCTGCGCGAACATCCCTTGCTGCCGTGCCGGGGCTGTGCGGTGTGCACGGACAAGGGACGCTGCGCTTTGTCAGGACGTGACGATGCGGATGTCCTGTTTGCGCCGCTTCTGGGCTCGGGGCCGGTGTTATTTGCCTCGCCCATCTACTTCTACCATGTGCCGGCCGGTTTCAAGAGCTTCATCGACCGCGCCCAGGCCTACTACATGCGCAAGCTCCGCGGGGACGAGACGATGGTGAATCTTCCCCGGCGCGAAGCGTTTTCCATATTCGTGGCAGGCAGGCCGCAGGGGGAGAAACTCTTCGAAGGCTCGCTCCTCACCCTGCGCTATTTTCTGGAGCCGTTCAACGTGACGCTGGCTGAACCGCTCACCCTGCGGGGTATCGACGGCAAAGACGATCTCGCCGGAAGCAGCGTGGCCGGCCTGGCGGTTCGGGAGTATGCGCGCACGGCTGCGGAACGGATAGCCGGCACGACGTCGTGA
- a CDS encoding ComF family protein yields MAQGATFPDNGGLSRLAGFLGIGGRCRRCGDTLRVGSDLCETCSAALTPRTGGYCPVCGLLFAEESLPISRCAECRKSPPPWSAVVFHGKYEGMLADLVQELKYGRRLDRAAILSDRMARAFLESGLAVDVVMPVPLHPRRLRRRGFNQSAVLARPLARTIGADYASKGLRRVRDTPPQVSLPRKDRLRNIAGAFEAGTEQAANRRVLLVDDIMTTGATAREACRALIKAGARDVALCVVARA; encoded by the coding sequence ATGGCGCAGGGTGCGACGTTTCCGGATAATGGGGGCCTGAGCCGCCTGGCGGGTTTTCTGGGGATCGGCGGACGTTGCCGTCGGTGCGGCGACACCCTGCGGGTCGGCAGCGATCTCTGCGAGACGTGCTCTGCAGCTCTTACACCGCGCACGGGCGGATATTGCCCTGTATGCGGGCTGCTCTTTGCCGAAGAATCATTGCCGATCTCGCGTTGCGCCGAGTGCCGTAAATCGCCGCCGCCGTGGTCTGCCGTGGTGTTTCATGGCAAATACGAAGGGATGCTCGCCGACCTGGTGCAGGAGCTCAAGTACGGTCGCCGTCTGGACCGCGCGGCTATTCTTTCCGATCGCATGGCGCGGGCGTTTCTGGAGTCGGGCTTGGCCGTTGACGTGGTGATGCCGGTTCCGTTGCATCCCAGGAGGCTCAGACGGCGGGGATTCAACCAGAGCGCGGTGCTGGCCCGGCCGTTGGCGCGCACGATTGGCGCGGACTATGCATCGAAAGGCCTCAGGCGCGTTCGGGACACGCCGCCGCAGGTGAGCCTGCCGCGCAAGGATCGGCTCAGGAACATCGCGGGTGCGTTCGAGGCCGGCACTGAGCAGGCGGCGAACCGCCGCGTACTGCTGGTGGACGACATCATGACAACGGGGGCCACGGCCCGCGAAGCGTGCCGGGCGCTGATCAAAGCAGGGGCGCGCGATGTGGCGCTCTGCGTGGTGGCCCGGGCCTGA
- a CDS encoding lytic murein transglycosylase: MTYHIRQNAALTLGLLLTLLCAGSAHAMGRDVPSLPPRWESLAEKLIRDGLPGHQVTALFRRGDVLYKSEFMGKKIRALSRTKYGVPAREPEPVKEIAPTRRDKRSLYDVHLTPDRLAAVRVFYQEHELALSSVEQRFGTPRQLVMAILVVETRLGEYLGEQSAFNSLASMAATRSLGDIAAFLPETLTTEQRQYLTRRTQDKADWAYTQLKALIRFSEQSGLDPVAMPGSIYGAIGLCQFIPTTALERGVDGDGDGCVDLYNPADAVHSVGNFLRKAGWKSGLSSKQQVQVVRRYNNDEYYARTVLRLASLL; encoded by the coding sequence ATGACGTATCATATCCGGCAGAACGCCGCCCTCACCCTGGGCCTTCTTCTGACGCTTCTGTGTGCAGGATCGGCGCATGCCATGGGCAGGGACGTGCCATCGCTGCCGCCGCGATGGGAGTCCCTGGCTGAAAAGCTCATACGCGACGGGCTGCCCGGCCACCAGGTTACAGCGCTTTTCAGACGGGGCGACGTGCTTTACAAGTCCGAGTTCATGGGCAAGAAGATCCGCGCGTTGTCCCGCACCAAGTACGGCGTGCCCGCGCGGGAGCCCGAGCCGGTGAAGGAAATCGCTCCAACCCGTCGCGACAAGCGCTCACTGTACGATGTGCATCTCACGCCGGACCGCCTTGCGGCGGTGCGCGTTTTCTACCAGGAACATGAACTCGCCCTGAGTAGTGTGGAGCAGCGGTTCGGCACGCCAAGGCAGCTCGTCATGGCCATTCTCGTGGTGGAAACGAGGCTTGGCGAGTATCTGGGCGAGCAGAGCGCGTTCAACTCGCTGGCCAGCATGGCCGCCACCAGGAGCCTCGGGGACATCGCCGCATTTCTTCCCGAGACGCTCACGACCGAGCAGCGACAGTACCTGACCAGGCGGACCCAGGACAAGGCAGACTGGGCCTACACGCAGCTCAAGGCGCTTATCCGGTTTTCCGAGCAAAGCGGTCTGGACCCGGTGGCCATGCCCGGCTCCATCTACGGCGCCATCGGCCTGTGTCAATTCATTCCCACCACAGCGCTGGAGCGGGGAGTGGACGGCGACGGCGACGGCTGCGTCGACCTGTACAACCCGGCGGACGCGGTGCATTCCGTGGGCAACTTCCTGCGCAAGGCCGGGTGGAAATCCGGTTTATCCAGCAAGCAGCAGGTGCAGGTAGTCCGCCGTTACAACAACGACGAGTACTATGCGCGAACCGTGTTGCGGCTGGCGTCTTTGTTGTAG
- a CDS encoding sigma-54-dependent transcriptional regulator, which yields MRVLIVDDNQDSLKSLELVLTDLGHEPVALTSAEDALKAVDAEYFPLIVSDIRMPGMDGLELLSRLRSQQNSITSDVVLITGHGDRDTAIEALRKGAYDYLSKPLSAQELAAVVERCTEHQALLLENQSWRTQFHSRLEEATQSLRQHLTLAQERLRDTTGISEVVAESPAMVKLLRECLIYHEDPEVPVLLEGETGTGKEVLARLIHYGNKGNSAPFVAINCSAIPTELFESELFGHDPGAYTGSSRQGAKGKLELAGKGTVFLDEIAEMPQSLQPKLLRVLEERSYYRLGGSKELPFRARVICAANRRLGELVDAGKFRRDLYHRLKVGHMVIPPLRERPQDIDLLAMHFLQRQAARKKKRFREIHSTTREILLSYGWPGNVRELENAIERAVLTSDGETLLPGHIYFLFSEDQNRRKVIFEGSEHFAEGAVCLNDPDKFILPDDGLNLEELNQTLINKALDKFGGNKSRAAKYLGLSRYALHRRVQK from the coding sequence ATGCGCGTACTCATCGTAGATGACAACCAAGACAGCCTCAAAAGCCTCGAACTCGTTCTGACCGACCTGGGCCATGAGCCCGTGGCCCTGACCAGCGCCGAAGACGCCCTGAAAGCGGTGGACGCGGAGTACTTTCCGCTCATCGTCTCGGACATCCGCATGCCGGGCATGGACGGCCTGGAGTTGCTGAGCCGCCTGCGCTCCCAGCAGAACTCCATCACCTCGGACGTGGTGCTCATCACCGGCCACGGCGACAGGGACACCGCCATAGAAGCCCTGCGCAAAGGCGCCTACGATTACCTCAGCAAGCCTCTCTCAGCCCAGGAACTCGCCGCCGTGGTGGAGCGCTGCACCGAACACCAGGCCCTGCTGCTGGAGAACCAGTCCTGGCGCACCCAGTTCCACTCACGTCTGGAGGAGGCGACGCAAAGCCTGCGCCAGCATCTGACCCTGGCGCAGGAACGGCTGCGCGACACCACCGGCATATCCGAGGTCGTCGCCGAATCCCCGGCCATGGTGAAGCTTCTGCGAGAGTGCCTCATCTACCACGAGGACCCCGAGGTGCCCGTGCTGCTGGAAGGTGAGACAGGAACGGGCAAGGAGGTCCTCGCCCGGCTCATCCACTACGGCAACAAAGGCAACAGCGCACCTTTCGTGGCCATCAACTGCTCCGCCATCCCCACGGAACTGTTCGAAAGCGAACTCTTCGGCCATGATCCCGGCGCTTACACCGGCAGTTCACGGCAGGGAGCCAAGGGCAAGCTTGAGCTGGCCGGCAAGGGCACGGTTTTCCTCGACGAAATCGCCGAGATGCCGCAATCCCTGCAACCCAAGCTTCTGCGCGTCCTGGAAGAGCGCAGCTATTACCGCCTGGGCGGCAGCAAGGAGCTTCCGTTCCGGGCCCGGGTCATCTGCGCCGCCAACCGCCGCCTCGGCGAACTCGTGGACGCCGGCAAGTTCCGACGCGATCTCTATCACCGCCTCAAGGTCGGCCACATGGTCATCCCGCCACTTCGCGAACGGCCACAGGACATAGACCTTCTGGCCATGCACTTCCTGCAACGCCAGGCCGCGCGAAAGAAAAAGCGTTTCCGGGAGATCCACTCCACCACGCGCGAGATTCTGCTCTCCTACGGCTGGCCCGGCAACGTTCGCGAACTCGAGAACGCCATCGAACGCGCAGTGCTCACCAGCGACGGTGAAACCCTCCTGCCCGGCCACATCTACTTCCTTTTCAGCGAAGACCAGAACCGCCGCAAAGTCATATTCGAAGGTTCGGAACACTTCGCCGAAGGCGCCGTCTGCCTCAACGACCCGGACAAGTTCATCCTGCCGGACGACGGCCTGAACCTCGAAGAACTCAATCAGACGCTCATCAACAAGGCCCTGGACAAGTTCGGAGGCAACAAATCCCGCGCTGCCAAATACCTGGGATTGTCGCGCTACGCCCTGCACCGTCGCGTCCAAAAGTAG